GGCATCAAAGTCAGGAGTTGAGGCAACAACGGACATCAGAACCGCATCCCTCTCCTCCTCTTCTCCGGAAACAAACTCCGCAAACCATATACCAGCCCAACTCATCATAAAAACCAGAAAAACAAAAAAAAGACCACCACGCAGCCAGCTACGTATACGCTGCCTTCTTAAAATCCTTCTCCTTGCCTCTTCGGCCTCGGCATCCCATTTTTTCCGGGATTCCTTATATAAAAAAGCAGCATAATCCGGATCCAGCCCCACTTCCATGGCATAATGACGAACAAATCCCCTGACAAAAACAGGTTCCGGAAGACCCCTGTGATCCTCTTCTTCCAGAAGTTTCAGCACTTCTTTTCCAACACAGAGCACAGCTTCCAAATCATGCAGAAACAGCCCTGACATAATCCGCCCATTCTGAAGATAGGTGCCGAAACTCTCTTCCCTTGCCAGGGATTTTTCTCCCATGTTTTATTTATCCCTTCAAAGGTCAGTCCAGTATCCGGACATGGACTTTTTCCCGCAACTCTGTGACCCAGGTCTGAAATCTCTTATTCACCTCCTCGTCATAGAGCTTGTCTGCAATCCCATCGGCCACTTCATCCAGGGGCCTTGGATTCTGCATACCCTTTTCCAGCAACCTGAAAATCTGGATTCCCTGAGGTGTTCGCACAGGCCTTGAAATCTCATTTTCTTCCAGAACAACAATGGCTTCACGGATCACAGGAGACAGGGATTCTGCATCAAACCATCCAAGCTCTCCGTCGGAACCGGCAATGCGGGAGCTGCTTTCTTCTGCGGCCAGTTCAGCAAAATTCTTTCCGGAAAGCAGACGCTGGACCATGGCTTCCGCCCTTGTCTGAAGCTCTTTTTCCTGATCTATTGTCATGGAAGAAGGAAAGGGCAGAAGAATGTGAGCAAGACGATAACGCTTTACTGCTCCGAAATCCCGGGCATTTTTCTTGTAGTATGCCTCTATCTGCTCTCGGGTAATAACAATTCTCGAACGCACCTGATAGTTTACAAGGCGGGAACGAAGCATCTGATCCCGGACCTGAGTCCGGTACTGATCAAGGGTCATACCTTCGGCGGCAAGGGCCTTTTCAAAGGCCTCTACGGAAAGATCATTGGAAAGGCGGAACTGCTCAACGGCCTGATCCACTTCCTGCTCCGAGATCTGAATACCCGCCTCTTCCACGGCAATATCCGTAATGGTCTGATCAATCATCTGGTTCAGCATCTCTGAACGATAGCGTTCAATAAGCGCACGGGTTTCTTCAGGACCGTAGCCTGCAGACTCTATTCTTTCCCGTACAGGGAAAAAGGCCTCTTCAAAGGCCACCTGGGTAATGATCCGGTCATCCACAAGAACCAGAATTCTGTCCACAATTTTTTGTGCAAAAACAGAAGTGGTAAAGCAGCATAAAAACAAAAAAATAACGGTTTTAGCAGAACGCTTTATCATAATTACAAGCCTGCTTCCTCATGCAGATCCACGTCAGGGGCCGGATCCGGGGGCAAGTGCAAAACATCCCCCCCTTCCTCACCCAGTTTGGCCAACAGGGGCCGGGCTTCCGGAAAAACCCTGTAAAGAAGCTCCGTATGAACCTTTACGGACATGCCTTCTTTCTTCTCCTGCAACCATTTCCCATAGACTTTTTCCGATTCCTGCCTGCGGAAACGGGTGATCAGCTCTTCTGTAAGCTCTTGGGTCAGCTCAACTTCCTCTGGTTTTTTACCAACGGATCTGCAATACGCCAGCAGAGCACCCTTCAGGGCTTCCGAAGTGATAATAATTTCACGCTCCATAATACTTTTTACAAGCTTTTCCGTCAGAAGCCTGCGACGAAGCCCCTGCATCCATGCCCTTTCAGATATCACATTTTCCGAAAGCATACTTTCAAAAATACCCTCCGGATACATGGAACGGATTTCTTCTGCAGATTCCTCAAGATATGCTTCTGAAACCTCTATACCCGCTTCCATGGCGGCCACTTCCAGAACAAGGCTTTCTGCAAGATCTTTCAGCACACGATAATGCAGGGATCTTCGAATGATCTGCTCCTGAAGCAGATTATGTTCATAGCCAGCCTTGGCCATCTCATAGGCATCTTTATATTCACCAAGGCTGATTCTTTTTTCACCAAGCTCCAGAACCCAGCTTTCATCTTCTGGCTGTATAAAGCTGCAGCCAATAAACATAGGCGCCAGACTTATCAGAGCAATAAAAAAATACAAAAAGAAAGTGTTTCCGGAAAAGGGCTTCATGGTCCTCTCTGGCGGGATCAAAGATTTTTCCCATCTGGAAAAAAATACTGTATGCAACCCTTCAGCCGTTAACACGGGCCAGAATTTCTTTCAAGATGTTTCTGGCCTGCACCATAGGAGGCTGCCTGCGATCCTTAAGCAGTTCCACCTTCAGACTGCCGTCGGAAAGAAAAACCATGGACTGGGGAAAAACATCCATCACTTCAGCAATGGCAAGGGGTCTTTTCTGGTGAACCTCTGAAAAAACCAGTACCAGATGACGGTCCGTCAGGTCTAAGCGGCGGACACCTGCCTTCACACAAAGTACCTTCAGCATAATTTTTAAAAGTATATTCCCTGCCTCCACCGGAAGAGCGCCGTAACGGTCCGTCAGCTCCTCCCGGAAAACCTTGATCTCCCCTATGGATACCATGCGGGAAAGCTTGCGGTAAATGGCAATGCGCTGATCAATGTCAGGAACATAGGATTCTGGAATATAGGCATTCATGGAAAGGTTGATTTCCGGCTCCAGGGGATCCAGAACCGGCTCTCCCTTAAGTTCTGAAACGGCATTTTCCATAAGCTGAAGGAACATATCATAGCCAACGGCTGCGATGTGCCCTGACTGACTGGCGCCAAGGGCAGCGCCCCCTCCACGGATCTGAAGGTCGCTCATGGCTATCTGGAAACCGGAGCCAAGATCGGAGTGCTCCATGAGAACTTTCAGTCTGCGCATGGCATCCTTTGAAAGACGGCTTTCCTCGGGCACAAAGAGATAGGCATAGGCCTGCACCTCTCCCCTGCCAATACGCCCCCTAAGCTGATAGAGCTGGGAAAGCCCGAAACGGTCTGCCCGGTTGACAATCATGGTGTTAGCCGAAGGAATATCCAACCCTGATTCAATGATGGTGGTGCAGACGAGAAGATCCGTTTCCTTCCGGATAAAGGACAGCATCTGGTTCTCAAGATCCTCTTCCTTCATCCTTCCATGGGCCACACCTATGCGTACATCGGGCAGAAGCTCCCGCAGGCGGGCCGCCTGTCCTTCAATACTGTTAATATTATTGTGAACAAAAAAGACCTGCCCTCCCCTTTCCATCTCCCGGTTCACGGACTCCCGGATAATACTTTCATCATACTCGGATATATAGGAAATAATGGCCTGACGCTCTTCCGGTGGTGTGGCAATCACACTGATATCCCGCATACCCATCAAAGACATGTGCAGGGTACGGGGAATAGGTGTGGCGGTCAAAGCCAGCACATCCACGGTTTCCCGCATTTTTTTCAAGATCTCCTTATGACGGACCCCGAATCGCTGCTCCTCATCAATGACCACCAGACCAAGATCCTTAAACTGCACATCCTTCTGCAAAAGCCTGTGGGTACCTATGACAATATCCAGACGACCGTCACCCATCTCCGCAATGATCCTTCGCTGCTCCTTCGGGCTGCGGAAGCGGTCCAGGGCCGCAAGGCGGACGGCATAGTTCTCAAATCGCTGGGTAAAGCTTCTGTAATGCTGTTCCGCCAAAATAGTGGTGGGAACCAGCACCGCCACCTGTCGCCCGTCCATTACGGCCTGAAAGGCCGCCCGCAGTGCCACTTCCGTTTTTCCGTATCCCACATCTCCGCAGACCAGCCTATCCATGGGTGAAGAACTGGCCATGTCCTCCAGCACATCGCCTATGACCTTAAGCTGATCCGGTGTTTCCTCATAGGGAAAGGCCGCCTCAAAATCCTGAAACCGGTTGTCCGGAGAGGAAAAGGCCTTGCGGGTATGAACTTTCCGGGCCGCATAAAGGGCTAAAAGCTCTCCAGCCATTTTCTCCACAGAGGCCTTGGCCTTTTCACGGGCCTTGTCCCAGCCTTTGCCACCCATTTTGTCCAGCACAGGATCAAGGCCGTCCACACCCACATATTTGTGGAGAATACCCATGCGGTCCACGGGAAGATACAGGCGATCACCATCTTTGTAGGTAAGCAGAATAAAATCACTTAGAACACCATTCAGCCGCAGTTTCTCAAGCCCCTCAAAACGGCCCAGCCCATGATCCGCATGGACCACTATATCCCCTTCACGCAGCTCCCCAAGGTTGAGAAAACGATCCTTCACCCCGCCCTTGCGGGCCTTTCTTCTGCGGCGCTTAGCCCCGAAAATCTCATCCTCACTGATGAGGGCCAGCCCTTCTTCCTCCCAGACAAAACCTGCACGGATACGCCCCTCACAAAGCCAGATGCCCGGACGCTTCGCACCATAAATTTCTTTGAATGAAAGGACGGTACTTACGGACACCTCATAGGCAGCCAGAAGATCCTTCACCCGGCTTACCTGGGAAGATGTTGCACAGACTATGCAGGTTCTGCAGCCTTCCCTCACACGGGTCTGCAACCAGTGCACAAGGGGCAGCAAGGGCTGCATTCCTCCACGAAGACCAGCAAGCTCACCCCGGATGGACAAATTCTCCTGAACATGGAAATCAAGACCTTCCCCCTGCAAAGGAAGAGTATCCCGAAAAAGCACACACCTTGCCGAG
This window of the Desulfobotulus mexicanus genome carries:
- the mfd gene encoding transcription-repair coupling factor, giving the protein MAQNQEKKKLSILKSLLSSGKSSIACGNIPDAARSFVVSVLAAAEKRPIIMVVPGQKEGEELLERLHFFRDGEGPDADIFPAYHVLPYQAMACHGETAARRLRFLYSCILGEHAPVLIVSADTLAQRVIPPETLVAFSRVISSGESLDRDLLVSKMIASGYQRTTLVEEPGDFALRGGILDFYSPGHDDPVRIEFFGDQVESIRFFSAVTQRKLKDTDAVVVLPAKEMVLEPSTVEAMLGRVRQESAEAGFGVGKVREIVERIRDEGIHPAIEGQLSLVYEEPAFLLDYLSPETLFIMDQPEACSILVERQTQRVEMARKEALAAQRLAVSVSDLYVDWEYISRRMASARCVLFRDTLPLQGEGLDFHVQENLSIRGELAGLRGGMQPLLPLVHWLQTRVREGCRTCIVCATSSQVSRVKDLLAAYEVSVSTVLSFKEIYGAKRPGIWLCEGRIRAGFVWEEEGLALISEDEIFGAKRRRRKARKGGVKDRFLNLGELREGDIVVHADHGLGRFEGLEKLRLNGVLSDFILLTYKDGDRLYLPVDRMGILHKYVGVDGLDPVLDKMGGKGWDKAREKAKASVEKMAGELLALYAARKVHTRKAFSSPDNRFQDFEAAFPYEETPDQLKVIGDVLEDMASSSPMDRLVCGDVGYGKTEVALRAAFQAVMDGRQVAVLVPTTILAEQHYRSFTQRFENYAVRLAALDRFRSPKEQRRIIAEMGDGRLDIVIGTHRLLQKDVQFKDLGLVVIDEEQRFGVRHKEILKKMRETVDVLALTATPIPRTLHMSLMGMRDISVIATPPEERQAIISYISEYDESIIRESVNREMERGGQVFFVHNNINSIEGQAARLRELLPDVRIGVAHGRMKEEDLENQMLSFIRKETDLLVCTTIIESGLDIPSANTMIVNRADRFGLSQLYQLRGRIGRGEVQAYAYLFVPEESRLSKDAMRRLKVLMEHSDLGSGFQIAMSDLQIRGGGAALGASQSGHIAAVGYDMFLQLMENAVSELKGEPVLDPLEPEINLSMNAYIPESYVPDIDQRIAIYRKLSRMVSIGEIKVFREELTDRYGALPVEAGNILLKIMLKVLCVKAGVRRLDLTDRHLVLVFSEVHQKRPLAIAEVMDVFPQSMVFLSDGSLKVELLKDRRQPPMVQARNILKEILARVNG
- a CDS encoding peptidylprolyl isomerase, which produces MIKRSAKTVIFLFLCCFTTSVFAQKIVDRILVLVDDRIITQVAFEEAFFPVRERIESAGYGPEETRALIERYRSEMLNQMIDQTITDIAVEEAGIQISEQEVDQAVEQFRLSNDLSVEAFEKALAAEGMTLDQYRTQVRDQMLRSRLVNYQVRSRIVITREQIEAYYKKNARDFGAVKRYRLAHILLPFPSSMTIDQEKELQTRAEAMVQRLLSGKNFAELAAEESSSRIAGSDGELGWFDAESLSPVIREAIVVLEENEISRPVRTPQGIQIFRLLEKGMQNPRPLDEVADGIADKLYDEEVNKRFQTWVTELREKVHVRILD
- a CDS encoding helix-turn-helix domain-containing protein, which encodes MGEKSLAREESFGTYLQNGRIMSGLFLHDLEAVLCVGKEVLKLLEEEDHRGLPEPVFVRGFVRHYAMEVGLDPDYAAFLYKESRKKWDAEAEEARRRILRRQRIRSWLRGGLFFVFLVFMMSWAGIWFAEFVSGEEEERDAVLMSVVASTPDFDASEIAEISGYRLEILGMESTSLKIIIDDQESRSFSVEPGDILEFDAEKAYNILIGSATGVRLRLNGKAMPLSGAVGQAVNLHLP
- a CDS encoding SurA N-terminal domain-containing protein; protein product: MKPFSGNTFFLYFFIALISLAPMFIGCSFIQPEDESWVLELGEKRISLGEYKDAYEMAKAGYEHNLLQEQIIRRSLHYRVLKDLAESLVLEVAAMEAGIEVSEAYLEESAEEIRSMYPEGIFESMLSENVISERAWMQGLRRRLLTEKLVKSIMEREIIITSEALKGALLAYCRSVGKKPEEVELTQELTEELITRFRRQESEKVYGKWLQEKKEGMSVKVHTELLYRVFPEARPLLAKLGEEGGDVLHLPPDPAPDVDLHEEAGL